The DNA region TGCGATTTTCACGATGGTCTGATACCGGCCCATAACGCTGTTTATGAGGTAATTCGGATCATTCATGGCAAGCCATTGTTTCTCAAGGCACACCTCGAAAGGCTGTATGAGAGCCTGCAGCTTACGGCGATGAACCATTTTCCCAAACCTGAATCCGTCCGGCTCAGCATCAAAACCCTGATTCAGGCCAATGGCGTGCATACAGGCAACCTTAAGCTGTTGGTCGGCAAGGGTAGCACAAATTCCTCCGCTCAAATCTTTGCATGGTTGATACCATATTTTTATCCCTCAGAAGACATGTATCTGAACGGGGTAAATGTTTCCTTGTTCACCTACCAAAGGAAACAACCGAATGCAAAATTGGTGAACCCTGAACTGAAAAGCGCTGCATCCGGCCTGATGGAACAACAGGAGGCCTATGAGCTTTTGCTTCATCACAACGGGCTGATTACCGAAGGAAGCAGATCAAATGTGTTTTTTATTATCGGTAATACGATCCGAACGGCTCCGGACAACCTGGTGCTGAAAGGAATTACCAGGGATAAAGTATTGGAGATCATTAAAATAAATAAGATACCACTCGAGTTGGAGGCTGTCGGGCTCAATGAGCTGGAACGGGTAGAAGCGGCTTTTCTTTGCGGCACTTCACCCCGTGTGCTGCCCATCCGAAGCATTGACCATCAATACTATTTTGATGTACAAAATCAAACCATAAAGGACATCCGGTTGACCTATGACCAAATGATCGCGGACGATATTGATTCTTTTGTCTGGGAATGAGGGTATTATTACTTCGGCGTTTAATTATCGCAATTAACTAGCATGGGGTTTAGCTTACTTTTTCATGTTCAATAAACTTTTGTCCTTCGTTTTGTCGTGATATGGTTTTTACAGGCATGGCCTGACACAGCCTTCAGGTTTAAATTAGTCTGCGTGGTTCTGGTTTGTGCATTGTGTTGGTCTTCAAATCATTACTCACGTATTGGTCAGGATTGAGTCAGGACGATTTTGGTTGGTAATAGCTATAGCACTAAAGGGTTTTGGAAATAACATGAATGAGTTCCTCGCTTGCGGCGGATTAGATACCTGGATAGAACTACGCTGATAGTGATCACGGTAAAATGAAGGAGATTTCTCCCTTCAGAACTCGCTGATAATGATCACGGTAAATGAAGGAGATTTCTCCCTTCAGAACTCGCTAATAATGATCACGGTAAATGAAGGAGATTTCTCCCTTCAGAACTCGCTGATAATGATCACGGTAAATGAAGGAGATTTCTCCCTTCAGAACTCGCTAATAATGATCACGGTAAATGAAGGAGATTTCTCCCTCGAGTTTTTCGCTGCGCTCAAAACTCTCAGTCGAAATGACAGGCGCCTGAAACAGGAATAGGGTAAGTGGGCGGTGCGCCTGCGGCGCACCGCCCACTTACCCCCCCTTATCCGTTTGCAGCCTGTCAATTCGACGAGTCATTTCCCGCCAGGGAAAGGACGAGGAGAAATCTCCTTCTTGTTAATATGAATTAGACTGCGAAAAGTAACGGGAGCGAGACCCTGTTCCGCCCTGGGGAAAATCTCCTGTTAGTTTAATCTAACTTCTTTCTGATTTCATGAAGAGGCATTACGCCTT from Bacteroidota bacterium includes:
- a CDS encoding aminotransferase class IV family protein, which translates into the protein MEQCLHQWFVADGQLRNSCDFHDGLIPAHNAVYEVIRIIHGKPLFLKAHLERLYESLQLTAMNHFPKPESVRLSIKTLIQANGVHTGNLKLLVGKGSTNSSAQIFAWLIPYFYPSEDMYLNGVNVSLFTYQRKQPNAKLVNPELKSAASGLMEQQEAYELLLHHNGLITEGSRSNVFFIIGNTIRTAPDNLVLKGITRDKVLEIIKINKIPLELEAVGLNELERVEAAFLCGTSPRVLPIRSIDHQYYFDVQNQTIKDIRLTYDQMIADDIDSFVWE